From Malus sylvestris chromosome 1, drMalSylv7.2, whole genome shotgun sequence:
TCCTACTTTACTTGCTAAAGCGGGATTGACCAAGAACTCTTTCTCGATGTGCTTTGACGAGGACAGTTCTGGGAGACTACTATTTGGGGACCAGGGGCCAGCTACACAACAATCTACATCCTTCCTGCCTTCTAATGGAAATTAGTATGAACTATCCATACAGTTCTTTTTGAATTGCAACTTTAAGTGACAATTCTGTATAATTGCTAAGCTAATTTTTTTTGAATATGCTGAAGCCTCCATTGTTGTTTATTTCAGTGAAATGTATATCGTTGGTGTGGAAGCATGCTGTATTGGAAATTCTTGCCTTAAGGAGACAAGCTTCAAAGCACTGGTTGACAGTGGGACATCATTTACATTTCTTCCAGAGTCAGTGTACAATAAAATTGCATTGGAGGTACATTTTTTAGTAAGGTTCCAATATCTATATTTATTATCTGCATCGCTGATATACCTCTTCCATTTTTTGATAGTTTGACAGACGAGTAAATGCAACAATTGCTAACTATGCAGGATCTCCTTGGAAGTACTGCTATAATACGAGGTGAGTTTTCATGAAGTTAAATGGTTTCAGAAACTCCATGCCCTCTTCCGAAAGTTGTGGGCACAATCTTATGCCATTATTGGGGTATTTTTTTCCTAGAACAGTTATCAAGATCTGCCCAAAGTGCCTTCTGTGACGCTTATGTTCCTTGCTAACAACAGTTTTGTGGTCCATGATCCTGTTTTTCTGATACACGGTGATCAGGTAGGTAAACCAGCTTTTGAGATTTTTCATATAGATGTGTATTAAATTAAGTTTCATTATGTCTGTATCTGTCAATATGTGAACTAGCTTGGGTAAACCAGTTCTTATCTCAGTTTTGAAGCAAGATGGAACCAATTGAATTAGAATCTTACAAATTAGGCCTTCCTGGTGCAGGGAGTTAATGGATTCTGTTTAGCCATACAGCCAGCAGAGGGAGATACTGGAACGGTTGGACGTAAGCATGAATAATTTCTCTAGCAAAATTGCAGCTTAGTTCTTTGATTTTTCATACTTTCCCTTATCCCTGTCAAACATCTTGTTATCTGAGACTTTCCTTGTGCAGAGAACTTCATGACGGGTTACCGGACAGTATTCGATAGGGAGAACTTGAAGCTAGGTTGGTCGCTTTCAAATTGTGAGTTCTCTGAATTTCTTGATATAGTACTGCCTACAATTGGTTGTCCTTGTCTCATGTGATGGGGGAAATGTCATCTATTTAGCCGAAAGTGATGCTGGAAGTCATCAGTCTGGCGTGAAACTTATAGGCCACTGGCTgatatccttttatttttgctaacttTAAAATTTTGTGACGGCTGTATACTTAGTTCAATCCACTGTATTAGGATAAAATTGAAAAGTGAAAAGTGTAACTCTACGGTTGCTTACAAATTCACGCATTGCAGGCCGAGATCTAAATGATGTTAAAAGTATGCCCCTAGCACCTCCAAAAGGCGCACCACCAAATCCCTTGCCAACAAATGAGCAGCAGAGCACCCCCGGTGGGTTTGCTCCTGCTGTTGCTGGAAGAGCTCCCTCAAAACCATCAGCTGCATCGAGTCAGCTCATCTCATCCCAGATTCCTTCGTTGAGATTATTGTCTCTACTGCTTAGATTATTTCTTATCATCTTCGTATTCTAGAAGGATGCCACTGCCACCATGTGTACCTCTGCATCGAGTTGACATCTACGTAGTCTTTAACATGTAAATCGGggattttctctttcttttcctgcCCCGGaatacataaaaatatagaGCAGGTCTGATATCCATTGgcatcattttttttcagtGTTCATGCGTCATTG
This genomic window contains:
- the LOC126622441 gene encoding aspartic proteinase-like protein 1 isoform X2, which produces MFRFWLHWILGVICFGFHVIAHNALLCPRLTILLWCSLIFGASIMQDRDLHEYSPSGSNTSKHVSCSHELCESGPKCKNSKQTCPYTIEYYTENTSSSGLLVEDILHLAAGGDDASTASIRAPVIIGCGMKQSGGYLDGIAPDGLMGLGLGQTSVPTLLAKAGLTKNSFSMCFDEDSSGRLLFGDQGPATQQSTSFLPSNGNYEMYIVGVEACCIGNSCLKETSFKALVDSGTSFTFLPESVYNKIALEFDRRVNATIANYAGSPWKYCYNTSYQDLPKVPSVTLMFLANNSFVVHDPVFLIHGDQGVNGFCLAIQPAEGDTGTVGQNFMTGYRTVFDRENLKLGWSLSNCRDLNDVKSMPLAPPKGAPPNPLPTNEQQSTPGGFAPAVAGRAPSKPSAASSQLISSQIPSLRLLSLLLRLFLIIFVF
- the LOC126622441 gene encoding aspartic proteinase-like protein 1 isoform X1 — encoded protein: MAARSLLSALLVAFVLTQLHSARALTLSSRLIHRFSDEAKTLRISRNGDPKALGRWPQRSTMDYYHLLATIDFQKQNMKLGSRRHFQFLFPSEGGNTVSFGNDLGWLHYTWIDIGTPNVSFLVALDTGSDLLWVPCDCTQCAPLSATYYTTLDRDLHEYSPSGSNTSKHVSCSHELCESGPKCKNSKQTCPYTIEYYTENTSSSGLLVEDILHLAAGGDDASTASIRAPVIIGCGMKQSGGYLDGIAPDGLMGLGLGQTSVPTLLAKAGLTKNSFSMCFDEDSSGRLLFGDQGPATQQSTSFLPSNGNYEMYIVGVEACCIGNSCLKETSFKALVDSGTSFTFLPESVYNKIALEFDRRVNATIANYAGSPWKYCYNTSYQDLPKVPSVTLMFLANNSFVVHDPVFLIHGDQGVNGFCLAIQPAEGDTGTVGQNFMTGYRTVFDRENLKLGWSLSNCRDLNDVKSMPLAPPKGAPPNPLPTNEQQSTPGGFAPAVAGRAPSKPSAASSQLISSQIPSLRLLSLLLRLFLIIFVF